The genomic window ATCTCTGGCTGAAAgcttttccacagtgactacactcataaggtttctctccagtatgggTTCGCTGGTGCACAACAAGCTGTGATCGCTGCCGAAAAGATTTCCCACAGTCATTACATTCATATGGTTTCTCTCCAGAATGAATTCTCTGATGTGAAAGAAGGTGAGAGCTCCCAgcaaaggctttcccacactgaTTACATTcaaaaggtttctctccagtatgagttcTCTGATGCTCAATAAGGTGAGAGCTCCCAGTGAAAGCTTTATCACACTGATTGCATTtatatggtttctctccagtgtgaattcgCAGATGCCTAATAAGCTGAGTGCTTCTAATGAAGGACTTTCCACACTggttacattcatagggtttctctccagtgtgagtcCTTCTGTGTGCAACAAAGTCAGAACTTTGGCTGAAGGACTTTCCACAATGACCACActcataaggtttctctccagtatgaattctctggtgTACAATAAGGTTAGAGTTCCACCTGAAAGATTTTCCACATTCATGACATTTATATGGTTTTTCTCCGGTGTGAGTTCGCTGATGCCTAATAAGTTTGGAACTCTGGGTGAAGGATTTCCCACACTGGttacattcatagggcttctctccagtgtgggtTCTCTGGTGTACAACAAGGTCATAGCTCTGGCTGAAAGACTTCCCACACAGAGAACATTCATAGGGCTTTTCTCCAGTGTGTGTTCTCTGGTGTACAACAAGCTTAGAGCAACAGCTGAAAGATTTTCCACATTGATTACATGCATGTGGCTTCTTTCCAGTCTGAATGATGTCACAGTCAGTAAAAGATGATGCCTCATGGAAGGTATTACATTCCTCCTCACATCTAAATGGTGCTTCTTCAGGATCACTTATCACAGTTTGTACAAGGCATTTGTCACATTCATACTGGAGTTCTCTAAAATGCATTGGTTTGTGTTCCTTCATAGACATGCTATGATTAATGATGTTTTTATAGTCTGTACAGTCATCGCTGCTCTCTGCTGAAAAAATTCTATTATGGTATCGAAGGGAGGTATCATAGTTGAAAGAGTCACTACTGACAGTATATTCATAAGGCTTTTTATTTCTCGTTTCAACATTTGTAAATTTATTCAAGGAAATGCTCTGATAGAAGGCGCTAGGACTTTGGTGATTTTCATGGGGCTTCAGATCAGCCCAGCCTTTCTCATGATTAATGAAAACTGAATTCTGTTTCAACTTTTTAACCTGTGACTCAAGTGTATGGAAATGTACTCTTGTGGATAATGTTGGAGGTAGAAGTCTTAAATTCAGGTAACTTCCCCCAAGGTCAGGCTCACAATGTTTCCCATGAGCAAGCGGTCTTTCTGGGGTGAATATCGTTTGACTCAAAGGGTCTTCCTGGTGCTCCCTTAGCTGGTCCCTCCAATCCTGCCTTCCTCCCAATGTTACCAACCAGGGGCCCTCCTCCTGTGTGCAGCATTTCATTTCTATGTTGTGGAATGGTTCTTCCACAGCAGTATCCTCTTTAGAAGCTGACTCTTCCTTTTCAAGTGTATTCTTCCAgtctgaaagaaatccaaaatacTGAATTACTGGATATGTATTAGAGGGAGAGGATGGGATGAAGGAGACCCACCAAGTATAAGAGGTGTCTCTGGGTTTGTTTCTAACCCATGGATTGTAATTTCAtgcaggatggggggggggggggaagatggaTCAGCAAACAGGAAATCAGTgataaagtataaaaaacaagcaaagataCTGGGGGACTGGTCCCcaaagaaggagcagagaaataagaataagcaggggagggtaaagaataaaggagaaatccACAAAaagaatcggggggggggggtctgaagGTATACAGCCCTCAATAACCACAAAAGATACCTACGTTCTAATtgctggaacctgtgaatatggtACCTGATtgggaaaaagggtctttgcagatgtgtaAGTTAAGGAACTTAAGATAGGGAGAGTATCTGTGTGGGCCCTAAATGTCACCAggagtgtccttataaaagggaggtagagagagatttgacacacacagagaaggtgaTATGAACACGGAACAAAGAGATTTAGAGATGCTGGCCTTAAAGACTGAAGTGATGTGGgcacaaaccaaggaatgctgCAGCCACCAGAAGTGGGAAGAAACAAGGAACAGATTTCCTTCTGGACCCTTCCAAGGGAGCATGACTCTGCTGCCATCGTATTGATTTCAggtttctggcctccaaaactagAAGAAtcaatttgtgttgttttaacccACCCAACTGGTAATATTACAGCAGCCATGGGAAATTAATACAGGGGCCTATCTGGTGCCTCAATCTAGATTATTGATCCAGAATCTTACTCTATTTATTTTCTGGTTCTGGATCTTGAAACAGGATCCCAAACATCAACACTGACTTAATATTCTTAACACACTATTTCTACTGTTTCTTCAGGCTACCCACAGAAAAAAAGACTCTTTCACCACTCCATAGTCAATGCCACCGACACCCCAGAAAAGCACTGTCGTCCTTGAAACAGTGTGGTTGGCCAGGCTGGGTTGCAACTGGGCTTCACTAACCAGCAACTTCTGAAGTTCATTCTCCTCGGTGGTAAGCCAGGAATAAAAATCCTTAGCTTACAGGGTTTACTTTGATGCACAAATGAACCGATCTGTGAGTCCtacatggtgcctggcacagagtgcaCTGTTAGTTCATGGTACCATTGATATCATCACCCCTGATTGTCCTAACAGGCATTCCTCCCTCTGTTGAAATAGTGGGCCTCTAACAAGTGCTACAGGTTCCCAGCTCAGGACCCTTGCCTGAGTTCTCCCAAGATTCCCCCTTTACGTGTCACTCTTCCTATTTCAGGTGTATAGCTGCCCACATTTAGTACTATCAAGGCCTCTGCTCAAGTCCCTGTGCTTCACTCTCCATGTCTGCCATGGAGACAGGGATCCTCCATTTGGCAAAATGTTAACTATACTCTGTGGCCCTCCTTTAACTTCCAGGAGGACATTTCCGACTTGGACAAAATCCTTATCTGAGCTCAACACCCTCCACGAGCAATGCTGTTCTCTTTCCCAAGACTCTGTTGTGTTCCCTTTTGATGTTGCCTTGGAATCCCTAATGATCAGAACTTTTTCAAGTGAAACAATGAAGGGGAGTGAAAAGGTATTTGGGGacgagaaggaggaaagaagtctTTGGGTGGCTAAAGGTGTCTAAATTGTGTCTGGTCATTGGGAACTGGGCAAAGGAGGTTAGACATTTTTCAGCAGTGTCTCCATTAAGAtttcaaaatgaggaaaacagagaaagtgaTGTCTATGACTGATGAGAATAAAGATGACACCCATAAACTGAATTCAGGATGGCATCATGAGAATGACCAAGAACAAGTAAAAGTGGGTGATGCTTCAGAaggaaaaatagcaataatagaGGCTGCAAGTGCGAGTTATAGGGTAAGAAGCAACAAGAACACATAAGATAAACTCAACGCCTCTGGCTAGGGGAACACAGAAGGCAGTGTGAAGGTCGAAGATGGTGTGAAGGATACACATGATGCTTCCTGCTAACTGAAAGCAGCCAGTTAAGAAAGGCCATGTACTGCAGGATTCCAACTATAGGACATACTAAAAAAGGTAAAACCAGAGACAGTAAAACAAGCAGTGGTTTCCAGGAGttagggtggagggaggaaggaataggTGGAGCAAAGAGGATATTTAGGGCAGTGGAATTATTTTGCATGATACTATGATAGATATATGGCATCatacatttgcccaaacccatagagcgtacaacaccaagagtgaacctgaTGTAAACTATTGATCTCTATTGGTAATAATGGGTTAATACAGCTTcacccattattttctttttagagagagagcacacatgtgcatgcagcGTACACACCCGTGAACGGGGGAGgtacaaagagagggagagcctaagcaggctccgtgcccagtgtgGACTgtgggaccgtgacctgagctgaaataaacagctggacactcaaccgactgagccacccaggcgccccatacagcTTCACCCATTGTAACAAAAGTGCCAcagcatataaaatattaataacagaggaaactgtgtgtgtgtggtgggggagggaagggtgaaatatgggaactctgtactttctgcccAACTTTCTGTAAACATAAAACTgctctaataaataaaatctattaattaaaacagaacagcaacaaaaatcaGAAGCAGCCTAATTAGTTAGGATGATGCACATGTTCTAAATTGATCGTAGAAATGGATGCAcattctgtgaatacactaaaatccTCCGCATACTTTAAATTAGTGCGTTGTATGGTATGTGCATTGTATCTGacacagctattaaaaaaaagagagttccAACCAGGCTGACACACTGGGATGTATCAGGAAGTGGATGAGAAGAGGTGGGAAAATAAGTCCAGGAACTGATTTAGTAGAAATCCTTCTGGAAGGAGTAGGTCGTTGCCACTTCCCAGGAAGCACAAGTTCTCACCATACCTCTGGATCATCTAGTAGTTATGGGAATGTCCAACATGGAGGAGGGATGGACACCCAACTACAGGGTAAAGACCAGGCCTGAAGGGGAAGTCTGAGGAGCCGCTGCCTTGGGTGGAAGTCAGGACGAAGGACTCAAGGAAAAGGGGGCACAAGGAGCTGGGAGTAGATGAAGCAAGCAGCTAAGGGATGAAGACCAAGGGAAGATGGGAACAGAAAAGAACCTGTACATAAGAAATGTCAGGACAATAATGATGTGTTTTCATGGACTGGGGATGGATGGGGTGATGTGGCTGAGAATGAGGCTTTTTGGACGCCTGAGGAagctccctgctcctcctcccctcctagGACCCAGAGTCCTGGGGAGAGCTCTCTGGCCCCCTTAACTCACCAGGCCTCTGATTTCCTCTCACCTCCGGGAGGTCCATGCTCTGCCCTCCATGGGTCTTGTCCTTGCTCCAGCCAGCAGATCACAGCCGGTTTTGAAAGCAGAAGCCCTGGTCATTGGGGGGAAAACACAGGACTTTGTGCT from Panthera tigris isolate Pti1 chromosome E2, P.tigris_Pti1_mat1.1, whole genome shotgun sequence includes these protein-coding regions:
- the ZNF544 gene encoding zinc finger protein 544 isoform X1, which gives rise to MTLVEETIRTFEGRALPSEDPCPLHNSLFGYEEEMEAHSQPVPSQVMFQPPVSFKDVAVTFTREEWGQLDPAQRTLYRNVTLETCSHLAFLGLLLSKPAVICWLEQGQDPWRAEHGPPGDWKNTLEKEESASKEDTAVEEPFHNIEMKCCTQEEGPWLVTLGGRQDWRDQLREHQEDPLSQTIFTPERPLAHGKHCEPDLGGSYLNLRLLPPTLSTRVHFHTLESQVKKLKQNSVFINHEKGWADLKPHENHQSPSAFYQSISLNKFTNVETRNKKPYEYTVSSDSFNYDTSLRYHNRIFSAESSDDCTDYKNIINHSMSMKEHKPMHFRELQYECDKCLVQTVISDPEEAPFRCEEECNTFHEASSFTDCDIIQTGKKPHACNQCGKSFSCCSKLVVHQRTHTGEKPYECSLCGKSFSQSYDLVVHQRTHTGEKPYECNQCGKSFTQSSKLIRHQRTHTGEKPYKCHECGKSFRWNSNLIVHQRIHTGEKPYECGHCGKSFSQSSDFVAHRRTHTGEKPYECNQCGKSFIRSTQLIRHLRIHTGEKPYKCNQCDKAFTGSSHLIEHQRTHTGEKPFECNQCGKAFAGSSHLLSHQRIHSGEKPYECNDCGKSFRQRSQLVVHQRTHTGEKPYECSHCGKAFSQRSPLIVHQRTHIGDKPYQCNMCFKAFSQKSRLIEHQRTHTGEKPYECIDCGKAFNDRSTLTKHERTHTGEKPYECNHCEKAFSQRCQLTRHQRIHTGEKPYECNECGKVFSYNTSLIQHEKIHGRETLNNQDGKAHCETFFIRHQVTKV
- the ZNF544 gene encoding zinc finger protein 544 isoform X2 codes for the protein MTLVEETIRTFEGRALPSEDPCPLHNSLFGYEEEMEAHSQPVPSQPPVSFKDVAVTFTREEWGQLDPAQRTLYRNVTLETCSHLAFLGLLLSKPAVICWLEQGQDPWRAEHGPPGDWKNTLEKEESASKEDTAVEEPFHNIEMKCCTQEEGPWLVTLGGRQDWRDQLREHQEDPLSQTIFTPERPLAHGKHCEPDLGGSYLNLRLLPPTLSTRVHFHTLESQVKKLKQNSVFINHEKGWADLKPHENHQSPSAFYQSISLNKFTNVETRNKKPYEYTVSSDSFNYDTSLRYHNRIFSAESSDDCTDYKNIINHSMSMKEHKPMHFRELQYECDKCLVQTVISDPEEAPFRCEEECNTFHEASSFTDCDIIQTGKKPHACNQCGKSFSCCSKLVVHQRTHTGEKPYECSLCGKSFSQSYDLVVHQRTHTGEKPYECNQCGKSFTQSSKLIRHQRTHTGEKPYKCHECGKSFRWNSNLIVHQRIHTGEKPYECGHCGKSFSQSSDFVAHRRTHTGEKPYECNQCGKSFIRSTQLIRHLRIHTGEKPYKCNQCDKAFTGSSHLIEHQRTHTGEKPFECNQCGKAFAGSSHLLSHQRIHSGEKPYECNDCGKSFRQRSQLVVHQRTHTGEKPYECSHCGKAFSQRSPLIVHQRTHIGDKPYQCNMCFKAFSQKSRLIEHQRTHTGEKPYECIDCGKAFNDRSTLTKHERTHTGEKPYECNHCEKAFSQRCQLTRHQRIHTGEKPYECNECGKVFSYNTSLIQHEKIHGRETLNNQDGKAHCETFFIRHQVTKV